In Equus quagga isolate Etosha38 unplaced genomic scaffold, UCLA_HA_Equagga_1.0 HiC_scaffold_2189_RagTag, whole genome shotgun sequence, the genomic stretch GTGTTATGCAGTGGAGCAAACGGGCATTTGTCAAGTTTATGACTGTCCGCCGTCTGTGGTCATCTTTCCTGCATTTGGGGAGTTTCCACACTGTGCACTCCACCCTCCTAAAGTAGACACCAGAATACTCATCCTCAGCCTTCCTCACAGCTAGGACACAGCCGCGTTCTAAGCTCCAATAACGAGAGGCCACACGCGGAggtgagttcttttttttttttttttttttttgtatttgtgttcAAGTTTATTCACAATACTGATAAAAATGTCATTatcctttttgccttttttttttagtatggcTACAATCTGAACTGAAGTATGTAAGGGAAGGTGGTGATTCAGTCCCATGAAgctcatataattttttttttaaatttttacgttcttttttctaaaaaaaaaagttattactttttttgttgtcgttgttgttgatttgttggggtttttttaaaaaaggttcaCAAACTCGGACAGAACTTTTCTTTGCTGGCTTCACGGCCTGTTCTCTTCTCTTAGGCTCCACATGAGGGTAAAGGGGAGTTGGTGCTGATGGGGAAGTCGAGGCAGGGCCTGAGTCAGCAGGGGCTGCCCCACTGGCAGGAGAGAGCAGTCCCCCAGACTCCCGAGGGCCGAGGGTGGTGGCGgcagtggcggcggcggcggcagcagcagcagcagcagtagcagtagCAGCAGTGGGGGTTGCTGATCCCGGAGCTGTCACCTGCCGGAGGTGGTAGGTGGGGCAAGATTGAGGGGGTGGGCGCGCCGGGGCTGGTGAGGCGCGGGAGGGGGCAGGGCGGGAGGAGAGCCTCACTTTCTGTGTTTCTCCTCTTTGTCACTGCTTTTGGCGCTGTTGTCCGTGTGGCTGTTGGGGTTGTTGCTGAGGTACATTTTGTCCATGGCCTTGAGGGCCTCGGTGAGATAGTTCTGCAGGGCCGTGACCGCGGCGCACACcgctgggctgccgaagccgtGGGAGATGAGGTTGAAGTGGGTCAAGCAGCTCTGGATGCCGGGCTCCAGGATGGGGTTGGGCCGCGAGTTCCCTAGGGGAGATCGGTCCTGAGCCAGCAGGTCGGTGAACTCTTTGCATATCTGTTTTGTAGCCAGGAGCATGTTTCTTCTTGTCACTTGCTCATTGGGATCGGAATGTTGTCGGTTGAGAAATTCAGCTACTGCTTTGGCAGGAAATTCGGTTTCGCACACATACCCAAAGTCCCTGGCTAGGTGGACGGCTTCTCCCTCCACTAGTGATGTGAGCAGAGTGACGTTGGCAGCTTTACGTCTCCCTGCTGGCAGATTTAATCCTATTTTGTCCAATCTTTCTC encodes the following:
- the LOC124232083 gene encoding transcription factor AP-2-alpha-like; the protein is GLLHTHRGLPHQLSGLDPRRDYRRHEDLLHGPHGLGSGLGDLPIHSLPHAIEDVPHVEDPGINIPDQTVIKKGPVSLSKSNSNTVSAIPINKDNLFGGVVNPNEVFCSVPGRLSLLSSTSKYKVTVAEVQRRLSPPECLNASLLGGVLRRAKSKNGGRSLRERLDKIGLNLPAGRRKAANVTLLTSLVEGEAVHLARDFGYVCETEFPAKAVAEFLNRQHSDPNEQVTRRNMLLATKQICKEFTDLLAQDRSPLGNSRPNPILEPGIQSCLTHFNLISHGFGSPAVCAAVTALQNYLTEALKAMDKMYLSNNPNSHTDNSAKSSDKEEKHRK